Genomic DNA from Candidatus Polarisedimenticolia bacterium:
CTCGCCCGCGGGCTGGCATTGCTGCGCCGAGCCTGGCCCGAGGCGGAGGAAGAGGTGCGCCGGCGCACCTGGCTGATCGTCCCGCTGGTAGAGCCCGGCACCGTGAGCTATTCCCATCTCGCCCGACCGGGAATCTCCTACCTGAATGTCTTTCGCGGCAGCCTCGTCGATCTGGCCGACGACCTGCTGCACGAGACTGCGCACCATCGCCTGCATGCGTGGCAGGAGACGATCCGCTTCTCCTCGCTCGACGAGGAGCGCCGCTACTTCTCCCCCTGGAGACGGGCGCAGAGGCCGCTCAACGGCATTCTCCACGGCACCTATACCTTCCTCTTCAGGACCGAGCTCCTTCTCAGACTGTCGCGTGACGCGGCGCTGAGCTCCGCCCGGCGCAGGCGGCTGCGCCGCGAGGCGGCGATCGAAATGCGGCATTGCAGGATGGCGCTGGCGGATCTCACCCGGGCCGGACGAGGCGGGGAGCTCACCGGACACGGCCGGGAGCTGTTACG
This window encodes:
- a CDS encoding HEXXH motif-containing putative peptide modification protein, encoding LARGLALLRRAWPEAEEEVRRRTWLIVPLVEPGTVSYSHLARPGISYLNVFRGSLVDLADDLLHETAHHRLHAWQETIRFSSLDEERRYFSPWRRAQRPLNGILHGTYTFLFRTELLLRLSRDAALSSARRRRLRREAAIEMRHCRMALADLTRAGRGGELTGHGRELLRSMARRLRSLRAGRLSGRFEIGIF